A portion of the Calothrix sp. 336/3 genome contains these proteins:
- a CDS encoding DegT/DnrJ/EryC1/StrS aminotransferase family protein: protein MSINIPFVDLTLQHAPIQTELEQAIQDVLTVGDFVLGQALVNFETAFAAACGTGYGVGVASGTDAIALGLQACNIGAGDEVILPANTFVATLIGVLRAGATPIFVDCHPETALIDLEAAAKVVTSKTKAIIPVHLYGQMVSPKQLLDFADTYKLLIFEDAAQAHLAEREGYRAGAVGIAAAFSFYPSKNLGAFGDGGMLVTKDADVAQKMKRLRNYGAAQKYFHVESGTNSRLDTIQAAILQRKLPYLSQWNSDRQRIAQQYDSQLSSLMNSGIIPIQNQSANGHVYHLYVIRVQETCSLPREEIQGKLADLGIQTGIHYPIPCHLQPAFTYLRYQIGDFPHAERLAKEILSLPMYPGLQSIQVNSVVDALVTMLTGEQQKLLYV from the coding sequence ATGTCAATAAATATTCCTTTTGTAGACTTGACTTTACAACACGCACCAATTCAAACAGAGTTGGAGCAGGCGATTCAAGATGTTTTGACTGTGGGTGATTTTGTTTTAGGGCAAGCATTAGTCAACTTTGAAACGGCTTTTGCTGCTGCCTGTGGTACGGGATATGGTGTGGGTGTTGCTTCTGGTACAGACGCGATCGCCCTCGGTTTACAAGCTTGTAATATCGGTGCTGGAGACGAAGTTATATTACCTGCAAATACCTTTGTTGCAACTTTAATTGGTGTTTTGCGAGCAGGTGCCACACCCATTTTTGTTGATTGTCATCCGGAAACGGCTTTAATTGATTTAGAAGCAGCAGCTAAAGTTGTAACCAGTAAAACAAAAGCCATCATCCCTGTACATTTGTACGGACAAATGGTGTCTCCCAAGCAACTTTTAGATTTTGCTGATACTTATAAATTGTTAATTTTTGAAGATGCAGCACAAGCACATTTAGCAGAAAGGGAAGGATACCGCGCTGGTGCTGTGGGAATTGCTGCTGCTTTTAGTTTCTATCCCAGTAAAAATTTAGGCGCATTTGGGGATGGAGGAATGTTAGTCACCAAAGATGCAGATGTGGCACAAAAAATGAAGCGTCTGCGAAATTACGGTGCTGCACAAAAATATTTTCATGTGGAGTCAGGAACAAACAGTCGTTTAGATACAATCCAGGCAGCAATTTTACAGAGAAAATTACCCTATCTCTCACAATGGAATAGCGATCGCCAACGAATTGCCCAACAGTATGATAGTCAACTATCATCTTTAATGAATAGCGGTATCATTCCGATCCAAAATCAAAGTGCTAACGGGCACGTTTATCATTTATACGTTATCAGAGTCCAGGAAACTTGTTCTCTTCCCAGGGAAGAAATCCAAGGGAAACTTGCAGATTTAGGTATTCAGACAGGGATTCACTACCCAATTCCTTGCCATCTGCAACCAGCATTTACCTACTTACGCTATCAAATTGGTGATTTCCCCCATGCAGAGAGATTAGCCAAGGAGATTCTATCTTTACCTATGTATCCTGGATTACAAAGTATTCAAGTTAACTCAGTTGTGGATGCATTAGTAACTATGCTGACGGGAGAACAACAGAAATTGTTATACGTCTAG
- a CDS encoding cyanoexosortase B system-associated protein: MISLSKLVKERQFSQAIAVLLLLFLLVIGAVPGYLAGKWQWQQPPSITTLKQLKEIRNHGLQVPGWRISEQVEQQVGEHAWSLQLMEKENSSQRALMLLLPQNGPRNQPQVEWTEMEGWGRARWGKWDVAQLRTVNFTAKSPETPNSSANITARFFRASTPESTFAALQWYAWRQGGHPSPLKWFTTDQIAQWHRQRAAWVAVSIFLPMEPLGDIEKSWNEIKSLGETVQATLIKSYL, translated from the coding sequence ATGATATCCTTATCTAAACTTGTCAAGGAGCGCCAATTTTCCCAAGCCATAGCAGTTCTATTACTACTATTTTTGTTAGTAATAGGTGCAGTTCCCGGATACTTGGCAGGAAAGTGGCAATGGCAACAACCACCCAGCATTACAACTTTAAAGCAACTCAAGGAAATCCGTAATCATGGCTTACAGGTTCCAGGTTGGCGAATTTCTGAACAGGTAGAACAACAAGTGGGTGAGCATGCCTGGTCATTACAATTAATGGAAAAAGAGAACTCATCACAAAGAGCCTTAATGCTACTCTTACCACAAAATGGACCGAGAAATCAGCCGCAAGTGGAGTGGACAGAGATGGAAGGATGGGGAAGAGCACGCTGGGGAAAATGGGATGTAGCACAGCTGCGAACAGTGAATTTTACAGCTAAATCCCCTGAAACCCCCAATTCCAGTGCCAACATTACAGCTAGATTTTTCCGAGCATCCACTCCAGAGTCAACATTTGCTGCTCTACAGTGGTATGCTTGGCGACAGGGAGGACACCCATCTCCCCTCAAGTGGTTTACCACTGATCAAATAGCTCAATGGCATAGACAACGCGCTGCTTGGGTAGCTGTGAGTATTTTTCTGCCTATGGAACCCCTGGGAGATATCGAAAAATCCTGGAATGAAATTAAGTCTTTAGGGGAAACAGTGCAAGCAACCTTAATCAAAAGTTATTTGTAG
- a CDS encoding polysaccharide biosynthesis/export family protein yields the protein MRAFSALCIISLHVGVTWATLSLPSVAQEVSPTPQNNPLPTPPPGMEVSPDVNNGISPQMTKYILGPGDVLQVQVQRPPGPHRLAYGDSISVIVQRFPDLSFATSVNIDGNILLPLAGPLSVKNLTLQEAQTRIRARLNQYVIEPVVIVALTSPRPDLNLSLAINPEGTVLLPQVGTVTIQGLTVEEAQEKIRLALKNLYSDPVVSTSLGAAKPVQVTVGGEVFRPGIYSVPSSIPRVNDVLQVAGGSTLMADLRQIQVRRRLIDGTVVSQTIDLYTPLQNGSNFPNFRLQDGDAIVIPRREVATDNTYDRNLIARSSLAQPQIKIRVMNYAAGGISTQAIPNGSTFIDVLSGISLDTTNLQDIALIRFDPERGRAVTQRLNGKKALAGDISQNVPLQDNDVIVIGRNLVGKITNLLTTITRPFFDVQNFLRFFETLGGGGSDSSK from the coding sequence ATGCGTGCTTTCAGCGCTCTATGTATTATTAGTTTGCATGTTGGTGTGACTTGGGCAACATTATCTCTCCCCTCTGTTGCTCAAGAAGTTTCCCCTACACCGCAAAATAATCCTTTGCCGACTCCACCACCTGGAATGGAAGTTTCACCCGATGTGAACAACGGCATATCCCCCCAAATGACTAAGTATATTCTCGGTCCTGGGGACGTACTACAGGTACAGGTACAACGTCCTCCGGGACCCCACCGCTTGGCATACGGGGATTCCATTAGTGTGATTGTGCAACGGTTTCCCGACTTGAGTTTTGCTACCAGCGTGAATATTGACGGTAATATATTGCTGCCCCTGGCGGGACCATTATCGGTAAAAAATTTAACATTGCAAGAAGCACAAACGAGAATTCGTGCCCGCTTGAATCAGTATGTGATTGAGCCGGTAGTAATTGTTGCCCTTACCTCTCCCCGTCCGGATTTAAACTTGTCTCTAGCTATCAATCCAGAAGGTACAGTGTTGTTACCCCAGGTAGGAACTGTGACTATCCAAGGTTTGACTGTCGAGGAAGCACAGGAGAAAATTCGCTTGGCGCTGAAAAATTTATACAGTGACCCTGTGGTTTCCACTTCCCTCGGTGCAGCGAAACCAGTACAGGTGACAGTCGGTGGTGAAGTTTTTCGTCCAGGGATTTATTCCGTTCCCTCCAGTATTCCCCGTGTCAATGATGTGTTACAAGTGGCTGGGGGTTCAACCTTGATGGCAGATTTGCGACAAATTCAAGTCAGGCGCAGACTTATCGATGGTACAGTAGTGTCTCAAACCATTGATTTATATACACCGTTACAGAATGGTAGTAATTTTCCCAATTTTCGTTTACAAGATGGAGACGCGATCGTTATTCCCCGACGGGAAGTTGCCACAGATAACACCTATGACAGAAATTTAATTGCTCGTTCATCCCTAGCCCAACCACAGATTAAAATTCGGGTGATGAATTATGCTGCGGGGGGAATTTCCACCCAAGCAATTCCCAATGGTAGTACTTTTATTGATGTGTTATCAGGGATTAGTCTGGATACTACTAATCTTCAAGATATAGCCTTGATTCGATTTGATCCAGAGCGGGGACGAGCAGTCACCCAGAGACTGAATGGAAAAAAAGCTTTAGCTGGAGACATTTCCCAAAATGTGCCACTGCAAGATAATGATGTGATTGTGATTGGTAGAAATCTAGTTGGTAAGATTACCAATTTACTGACAACTATTACGAGACCATTTTTTGATGTGCAAAATTTCCTACGTTTCTTTGAAACTTTGGGAGGCGGTGGTAGTGATAGCAGTAAGTAA
- a CDS encoding helix-turn-helix domain-containing protein, which translates to MADEKPKIINQAEDFLQIYPRPPLLTSLQTNWQGFGLVYMCQPAFALPEVASSQWHSITIFTHGDRPIYADRRLDGRRQYEPVFGGNIVITPANVGHGAVWDAEGDFINLAIEFPAFLKTIDESMEAETWELLPQFAISDPLVYQIGLALKKVLENAARGSRLYADTMLNALSMHLLHNYCKRQPQIPEYCGGLPQRRLKLVLDYIQSHLEQDLGLEELAKLANLSPHYFAQLFKQSMGMTPHQYVIQQRVEKAKELLLQGNLPIADVAYEVGFANQSHLNRHFKRLLGVTPKAIAAV; encoded by the coding sequence ATGGCTGATGAAAAACCTAAAATTATCAATCAGGCAGAGGATTTTCTGCAAATATATCCTCGTCCTCCCTTACTAACTAGTTTACAGACTAATTGGCAGGGTTTTGGGTTGGTGTATATGTGTCAACCAGCATTTGCACTTCCAGAAGTTGCTAGTTCTCAGTGGCATAGTATTACTATTTTCACCCATGGCGATCGCCCGATTTATGCTGATCGTCGATTGGATGGACGCAGACAGTATGAGCCTGTATTTGGCGGTAATATAGTCATTACACCAGCAAATGTTGGTCATGGTGCAGTGTGGGATGCAGAAGGAGATTTTATCAATTTGGCAATCGAATTTCCTGCATTCTTGAAAACCATAGATGAGTCGATGGAGGCAGAAACCTGGGAATTATTACCCCAATTTGCCATCTCAGACCCCCTAGTTTACCAAATTGGTTTAGCTCTGAAAAAAGTTCTAGAAAACGCTGCAAGGGGTAGTCGTCTCTACGCAGATACGATGTTGAATGCCCTATCTATGCATTTGTTGCATAATTACTGTAAACGCCAACCACAAATCCCTGAATACTGCGGGGGATTACCGCAACGCAGATTAAAGCTGGTTTTGGATTATATTCAAAGTCATTTAGAGCAGGATTTAGGTTTAGAGGAATTGGCAAAATTAGCTAATCTTAGTCCCCATTATTTTGCCCAATTATTTAAACAGTCTATGGGAATGACACCCCATCAGTATGTAATTCAGCAACGGGTAGAAAAGGCGAAAGAATTACTATTACAGGGAAATTTACCGATCGCAGATGTTGCCTATGAAGTCGGTTTTGCTAACCAAAGTCACCTGAATCGCCATTTTAAACGGTTGCTGGGTGTTACTCCCAAGGCGATCGCTGCTGTGTGA
- a CDS encoding tyrosine-protein kinase domain-containing protein — translation MTPPIVKGYLISFEKYKWIGVAGFILVVAGSTVVAMQPNPPGTYLADAALSLTSPPVSFSATGSEIQQQGQTLSDTVLLSDPVIEAVATKLNIKPKQIGTNVAITLPKKTRTGELESPFIILKYKDSDEKRAKQVLQELMIAMVNLSREMNTGQLKGIIQTIDKRLPQAKKELQAAERRLEQYDRLEGPAILAAQNGSLLNGITISQNQQSQIQLTIAGIDAQIRSLQEKLGLNVSQAYVSSALSADPIINSLRGQIYQAESQMELLRKDLRPQHPNMVQLQRQKDSAEVLLRQRAAEVIGGSGDAAPLPNVSGIRTQSSLDPSRQQLANQMVALQTQKDTLKTQMVDLAREEKRLRQMYALIPNKQLERSRLEQEVSLKRGIYDKMQVKLNDAKAAEAETVPSIRIAKEPTATADIKPPKSVPTTLGVGGFLGLLLGNGVIFLLGSMEGIFKTKEDIRESLKQREVVVLGELPLLPADNLLPYAIPTILGSDSPYLEFYEKLRSNLRRMGGKNLKVLLVTSVGSAEGKTATAYNLGIACARAGKRTVIIETDLRSPSCATSLKVAPDPDSTLEPLRYYGSVSECIRLVPDVENLYIIPSPGPIRQAPAVIESSEMRKLMEDVRERYDVVILDTSPLGASNDTLLMQPYSDGMVLVARPNYTQESVFTEAVDQLTESNVGLLGGIINGADISVILNETIEEDREVKVSESLSR, via the coding sequence ATGACCCCACCAATTGTTAAAGGCTATCTCATCTCCTTTGAGAAGTATAAGTGGATTGGAGTTGCAGGTTTTATCCTGGTTGTGGCTGGCTCTACAGTAGTTGCCATGCAGCCAAATCCGCCAGGGACTTATCTTGCAGATGCAGCATTATCTCTGACTAGTCCACCCGTTTCTTTTTCTGCAACTGGTAGTGAGATTCAACAACAAGGACAAACACTGTCAGATACGGTTTTACTTTCTGACCCCGTAATTGAAGCAGTGGCAACAAAGCTGAATATTAAACCAAAACAAATTGGTACAAATGTGGCAATTACATTGCCGAAAAAAACGAGAACTGGTGAATTAGAATCTCCTTTTATTATCCTGAAATACAAAGATAGTGACGAGAAGCGCGCCAAGCAAGTTTTGCAAGAATTAATGATTGCCATGGTGAACTTAAGTCGGGAGATGAATACGGGACAATTAAAAGGTATTATTCAAACAATTGATAAGCGTTTACCCCAGGCAAAGAAAGAATTACAAGCTGCGGAACGAAGGTTAGAGCAATACGATCGCCTAGAAGGTCCAGCGATTTTGGCGGCACAAAATGGTAGCTTGTTAAATGGAATTACCATTAGCCAGAATCAACAAAGCCAAATTCAATTAACAATCGCAGGCATTGATGCCCAAATTCGTAGTTTACAGGAAAAATTGGGGTTAAATGTCAGTCAGGCTTATGTTTCTTCTGCCTTAAGTGCTGATCCAATTATTAATAGTTTACGGGGTCAAATTTACCAAGCTGAATCGCAGATGGAGCTATTACGGAAGGATTTGCGTCCTCAGCATCCGAATATGGTGCAGTTGCAACGGCAAAAAGATTCAGCCGAAGTATTATTAAGGCAACGTGCAGCTGAGGTGATTGGGGGTAGTGGTGATGCTGCACCTTTACCCAATGTTTCCGGGATTCGGACTCAAAGTAGTTTAGATCCTTCCAGACAGCAGCTAGCTAACCAAATGGTAGCTTTGCAAACCCAAAAAGACACCCTGAAAACCCAAATGGTGGATTTAGCGAGGGAAGAAAAACGGCTGCGGCAGATGTATGCTTTAATACCTAATAAACAATTAGAGCGATCGCGCTTAGAGCAGGAAGTGAGCCTGAAGCGGGGTATCTATGACAAAATGCAGGTGAAGTTGAATGATGCAAAGGCGGCAGAGGCAGAAACTGTACCCAGTATCAGAATTGCTAAGGAGCCTACGGCAACTGCGGATATCAAGCCACCGAAGAGCGTGCCCACAACCTTGGGAGTTGGCGGTTTTCTGGGTTTATTGCTGGGAAATGGGGTGATATTCTTACTCGGTTCTATGGAGGGAATTTTCAAAACCAAGGAAGATATCCGCGAAAGTCTCAAACAACGGGAAGTTGTGGTTTTGGGTGAGTTACCTTTATTGCCGGCAGATAATTTATTACCCTATGCTATCCCCACTATCCTAGGTAGCGATTCCCCCTATTTAGAATTTTATGAGAAGTTGCGTAGTAACTTGCGACGTATGGGGGGTAAGAACTTGAAAGTTCTGTTAGTCACTAGTGTGGGCAGTGCCGAAGGGAAAACCGCCACAGCTTATAATTTAGGGATTGCTTGTGCCCGTGCAGGAAAACGTACTGTAATTATTGAAACAGACTTGCGATCGCCATCCTGTGCAACATCTTTGAAAGTAGCTCCTGACCCCGATTCTACCCTAGAACCCCTGCGCTATTATGGCAGTGTCAGTGAATGTATTCGCCTAGTTCCTGATGTGGAAAATTTATACATTATTCCTAGTCCTGGTCCTATCCGCCAAGCTCCCGCAGTTATTGAGTCTAGTGAGATGCGGAAACTGATGGAGGATGTACGGGAACGTTATGATGTCGTAATTTTAGATACTAGCCCCCTCGGCGCATCCAACGATACACTGTTAATGCAACCTTACAGTGACGGTATGGTACTAGTTGCTCGACCTAACTATACCCAAGAAAGTGTGTTTACTGAAGCAGTTGATCAACTCACAGAGTCTAATGTGGGGCTGTTAGGAGGGATTATTAATGGTGCAGACATTTCTGTAATTCTGAATGAAACTATAGAGGAGGATAGGGAAGTCAAGGTATCAGAAAGCTTGTCTCGATGA
- a CDS encoding SPFH domain-containing protein, whose translation MHQNIREFPAFRVNGFIVLGLAVAVILGWGWWIFSNVHDLQALLGRALQVGDFLGDDATAEIVATAIATILVVVIPSISGFLSVEPNQAVVLTFLGSYVGTIREPGFWWINPFTRKQVVSLRVRNFNSKIIKVNDAEGSPIEIAAVVVWQVLDSSKSKFSVDDYQEFVAIQSETAIRALAIRYPYDTPDSERPSLRGIPEEIAQALQNELQARLEVAGVEIIEARLSHLAYAPEIAQVMLRRQQAKALIDARRQIVEGAVGMVNEALNKINESQMLELDDERKAAMINNLLVVLTSEQTAQPVVNTGSLYN comes from the coding sequence ATGCATCAAAATATTCGGGAATTTCCAGCGTTTCGAGTCAATGGTTTTATCGTGCTTGGGCTGGCTGTGGCAGTTATTCTGGGTTGGGGATGGTGGATATTTTCCAACGTGCATGATTTGCAAGCATTGTTGGGTAGAGCGTTGCAAGTCGGTGATTTTCTCGGTGATGATGCGACTGCGGAAATAGTTGCTACAGCGATCGCCACCATATTGGTAGTAGTTATTCCTTCTATTTCTGGCTTTTTGAGTGTCGAACCCAATCAAGCGGTTGTTTTGACGTTTTTGGGAAGTTATGTAGGTACAATCCGCGAACCTGGGTTTTGGTGGATTAATCCCTTTACACGCAAACAAGTAGTTTCCTTGCGGGTTCGCAACTTTAATAGCAAAATAATTAAAGTCAATGATGCTGAGGGCAGTCCAATTGAAATTGCTGCCGTGGTGGTTTGGCAAGTTTTGGACTCTTCCAAGTCAAAATTCTCTGTAGACGACTATCAAGAGTTTGTAGCGATTCAAAGTGAAACGGCAATTCGTGCATTAGCTATTCGCTATCCCTATGACACCCCTGACTCAGAACGCCCTTCACTGCGAGGAATACCTGAGGAAATTGCCCAAGCATTACAAAATGAGTTGCAAGCACGTTTAGAAGTAGCAGGAGTAGAAATTATTGAAGCACGACTATCTCATTTGGCGTATGCTCCGGAAATTGCCCAGGTAATGTTACGACGACAGCAAGCAAAAGCATTGATTGATGCACGCAGACAAATTGTTGAGGGTGCGGTGGGAATGGTAAATGAAGCCTTGAATAAAATCAACGAATCTCAGATGCTAGAGTTAGATGATGAGCGCAAAGCAGCAATGATTAATAATTTACTTGTTGTGTTAACTTCTGAGCAAACTGCTCAACCTGTAGTCAATACTGGCAGTCTTTATAACTAG
- the crtB gene encoding cyanoexosortase B — MRTSSRFFLSPQLLNLSIIAIFALLYAPIFLHWLNGWLHKSISTEHEYFSHGIIGLPFAGYISWTLRRQWQRLPNETNPIGAFLLLIGGVLYLSGLAEWVNLSLPVLLAGLCLWFKGIPGLKLQTFPLVLVFLATPTQVPYLIAPYTFPLQSFIAGTAGFILNILGMKVNVDGINIYVEGRIVEVAPYCAGLKMLFTTIYVSLMLLYWNGALFSRKKTTWFLAIAILISVTANIIRNTFLTYFHGTGNEKAFVWLHDSWGGDMYSALMLLSLIPILNWVDTYIDNDEVEILDSES; from the coding sequence ATGCGAACGTCAAGCAGATTTTTTTTATCCCCACAGCTATTAAATCTCAGTATTATTGCTATCTTCGCCTTACTGTATGCTCCTATTTTTCTCCATTGGTTAAATGGTTGGTTGCATAAAAGTATTAGTACGGAGCACGAGTACTTTAGTCACGGTATAATTGGTTTACCATTTGCTGGCTATATTAGTTGGACTTTGCGCCGTCAATGGCAGCGATTACCCAACGAAACCAATCCGATAGGGGCTTTCCTCTTATTAATTGGTGGGGTTCTCTATCTCAGTGGTTTAGCTGAGTGGGTAAATCTTTCTTTACCTGTACTTTTGGCAGGGCTTTGTTTATGGTTTAAAGGAATACCAGGATTAAAACTGCAAACCTTTCCCCTAGTTTTAGTGTTTTTAGCTACCCCCACCCAAGTACCTTACTTAATTGCTCCCTATACATTTCCCCTACAAAGCTTTATTGCTGGGACTGCGGGATTTATACTGAATATTCTGGGGATGAAAGTGAATGTTGATGGTATCAATATTTATGTAGAAGGCAGGATTGTGGAAGTTGCACCCTACTGTGCAGGGTTAAAAATGTTATTTACAACTATCTACGTCAGCTTGATGCTGCTTTACTGGAATGGAGCCTTATTCTCTCGCAAAAAGACGACTTGGTTTTTGGCGATCGCGATTCTGATTAGTGTTACTGCCAATATTATCCGGAATACTTTTCTTACCTATTTCCATGGTACGGGCAATGAAAAAGCCTTTGTCTGGCTCCATGATAGCTGGGGTGGGGATATGTATTCCGCCTTGATGTTATTAAGTTTAATACCGATTCTTAACTGGGTTGATACTTACATTGACAATGATGAAGTAGAAATACTTGATAGTGAATCATGA